The following are from one region of the Francisella opportunistica genome:
- the pyrF gene encoding orotidine-5'-phosphate decarboxylase, which produces MKIMFSADGISKADLEKTATVSKYVDCIKIGHILCSALSFKQIHELVGDKDIFLDFKFHDIPNTVKTAIENYSRAIPNFKYFTFHGTASDDMVKAALTAVTQAIPLAVITLSSDANFDKTDSLAKFKRCVDLGVENFICHPHLVADVRAKFGDKIKLYVPGVRLESDLSDDHFNALTPKKAKELGVDYIIVGRPLLRADNIVEKLKEFEC; this is translated from the coding sequence ATGAAAATAATGTTCTCAGCAGATGGTATCTCTAAAGCTGATTTAGAGAAAACTGCTACTGTTTCAAAGTATGTTGACTGTATTAAAATTGGTCATATCTTATGCTCAGCGCTATCATTTAAACAAATTCATGAGCTAGTGGGCGACAAAGATATTTTTCTAGATTTTAAATTTCATGATATTCCAAATACAGTTAAAACAGCGATAGAAAATTATTCAAGAGCTATTCCAAATTTCAAATATTTCACATTTCATGGCACTGCTAGTGATGATATGGTCAAAGCTGCACTTACAGCAGTTACTCAAGCTATACCATTAGCAGTGATTACGCTAAGTAGTGATGCTAATTTTGATAAGACAGATAGTCTAGCAAAATTTAAGAGATGTGTGGATTTAGGTGTGGAAAACTTTATATGTCATCCACATTTAGTTGCGGATGTGCGAGCTAAGTTTGGGGATAAAATCAAGCTATATGTCCCAGGTGTAAGGCTTGAGAGCGATCTTAGTGATGATCATTTTAATGCACTAACACCCAAAAAAGCCAAAGAGCTTGGCGTTGACTATATTATTGTAGGCAGACCGCTATTGCGCGCTGATAATATCGTTGAGAAGTTAAAAGAGTTTGAGTGCTAA
- the tyrA gene encoding bifunctional chorismate mutase/prephenate dehydrogenase, translating to MQKKICIIGGNGEMGQMTQNIFSKFLPEYKLTIFDESDWQNPQQKLFNQDIVILSVPIYLTAEIIKKTIPYLSQGTILADYTSIKKEPLESMLANYNGPVVGLHPIFGPTISSPENQVIVVCDGKQQDKYQYFIDDLARIGFSIEKMTAEEHDEAMTFIQGIEHFSVYCLGMFLKHKNIDIHKMLKLASPVYKMELNIVGRLFSQGPGLYADIIMSDKQRQQTIAEFAEFVNSNAEKVSQSDKQTFIENFKAVKEWMGSFAEQAYKDSDRLLLKKGGY from the coding sequence ATGCAAAAGAAAATTTGTATAATTGGTGGTAATGGTGAAATGGGTCAGATGACTCAGAATATTTTTAGTAAATTTTTGCCCGAATACAAACTGACTATTTTTGATGAAAGTGATTGGCAAAATCCACAACAAAAACTGTTTAATCAAGACATTGTAATACTATCTGTACCGATATATTTAACAGCAGAGATTATCAAAAAAACTATACCCTATCTTTCACAAGGAACAATATTAGCTGATTATACTAGTATCAAAAAAGAACCTTTGGAGTCTATGCTAGCTAATTATAACGGTCCGGTTGTTGGTCTACACCCTATATTTGGGCCAACTATTAGCTCACCTGAAAATCAAGTGATTGTAGTCTGTGATGGTAAACAGCAAGATAAATATCAATATTTTATTGATGATTTAGCTAGGATTGGTTTTAGTATCGAAAAAATGACTGCCGAAGAGCATGATGAGGCAATGACTTTTATCCAAGGTATCGAGCATTTTAGTGTTTATTGTTTAGGAATGTTTCTCAAGCATAAAAATATTGATATCCACAAAATGCTAAAACTTGCTAGCCCTGTTTATAAAATGGAGCTAAATATTGTAGGTAGGCTTTTTAGTCAAGGCCCTGGCTTATATGCTGATATTATTATGTCAGATAAACAAAGACAACAAACTATCGCTGAATTTGCTGAGTTTGTAAACTCTAATGCTGAAAAAGTCTCTCAAAGTGATAAACAAACCTTTATCGAAAATTTCAAAGCGGTAAAAGAATGGATGGGTAGTTTTGCTGAACAAGCTTATAAAGATAGCGATAGGTTGTTACTTAAAAAGGGAGGCTATTAA
- a CDS encoding IS1/IS1595 family N-terminal zinc-binding domain-containing protein: MIICKHYNCQEIHRNGIIRNKQRYKCKSCSYNFVLNEG; this comes from the coding sequence ATGATTATTTGTAAACACTATAACTGCCAAGAAATTCATAGAAATGGAATAATAAGAAACAAACAAAGGTATAAATGCAAATCATGTAGCTATAATTTTGTTCTTAATGAAGGATGA
- a CDS encoding homocitrate synthase/isopropylmalate synthase family protein, with protein MDKQKIYIFDTTLRDGQQSPGAGMSFEDNIAYADLADKLNIDVLEAGFPSASNIDFKIVNTISKRMTERKSNMTIAGLCQLRKNQVEITMDALRPSLEIGKARVHMYLPVDPNLAQASLGSKNDNQQNIKNVYELIKLACDQGFEVEFSAEGYSRLGDTFDYVTDIFRAAVSAGVTVINCPDTIGGACERENDNYFVKNMSKHAEIIKKEFPAKNIIWSAHCHNDLGLALENSMNAVFDGPAKQVEGCINGVGERAGNASLEQCVMFINLFGKQKDRHYYNDINISNFKTISDFIGKRMLSRQPHHPITGLNSARHTSGGHTNAILKNPLAYQPFHPESVGNEISFIFGPLSGGNHAKKIIEENGYICDDTEKAAIAQQIKDIYHERRKGITDEELMQAYKRIKSPISISAIDYGKSNGETYVELKGRFFGNTDYRITDRGENSALSALLKGIQEHIPEVNISDYFSRSLKDAGINSKSETTIIIKTGDNSPVVEGVAIDQDIEISSLKALIAATNKLYIETNYRK; from the coding sequence ATGGATAAACAAAAAATTTATATTTTTGATACCACTCTTAGAGATGGTCAACAATCTCCAGGTGCTGGTATGTCTTTTGAAGATAATATTGCTTATGCAGATCTAGCAGATAAACTAAATATCGATGTATTAGAGGCAGGCTTTCCCTCTGCTAGTAACATTGATTTTAAAATAGTAAATACTATCTCAAAGAGAATGACTGAAAGAAAATCTAATATGACTATTGCTGGGTTATGTCAATTAAGAAAAAATCAGGTTGAAATTACTATGGATGCTCTACGCCCTTCTTTAGAGATAGGCAAAGCAAGAGTTCACATGTATTTGCCTGTTGACCCAAATTTAGCTCAAGCAAGCTTAGGTAGTAAAAATGATAATCAGCAAAATATCAAAAACGTCTATGAGTTGATTAAGCTTGCTTGTGATCAAGGTTTTGAAGTTGAGTTTAGTGCCGAAGGATATTCTAGGCTTGGTGACACATTTGACTATGTTACTGATATTTTTAGAGCTGCTGTGTCTGCTGGTGTTACAGTTATTAACTGTCCTGACACTATTGGTGGAGCTTGTGAGCGTGAAAATGATAACTATTTTGTCAAAAATATGTCTAAGCATGCAGAAATCATCAAAAAAGAATTCCCTGCTAAAAATATAATCTGGTCAGCACACTGCCATAATGACTTAGGCTTAGCCCTAGAGAACTCTATGAATGCGGTATTTGATGGTCCAGCAAAACAAGTAGAAGGTTGTATAAATGGTGTTGGTGAAAGAGCTGGTAACGCATCTTTAGAGCAGTGTGTGATGTTTATAAACCTTTTTGGCAAACAAAAAGACCGTCATTACTACAATGATATTAATATATCTAATTTTAAAACTATTTCTGACTTCATTGGCAAAAGAATGCTATCAAGACAACCTCACCACCCTATTACAGGTCTTAATTCTGCTAGACATACATCTGGTGGACATACAAATGCGATATTGAAAAACCCTCTAGCCTATCAGCCATTTCATCCAGAATCTGTTGGTAATGAAATTAGCTTTATTTTTGGTCCACTATCTGGTGGCAATCATGCTAAAAAAATTATCGAAGAAAATGGTTATATTTGTGATGATACAGAAAAGGCAGCTATAGCTCAACAAATAAAAGATATTTACCATGAACGTAGAAAAGGTATCACAGATGAGGAACTAATGCAAGCATATAAACGAATTAAGTCTCCTATTAGTATTTCAGCTATTGATTATGGCAAGTCCAATGGTGAAACTTATGTCGAGCTTAAAGGAAGATTCTTTGGTAATACTGATTATAGAATTACAGATCGTGGTGAAAATTCAGCTCTTTCTGCACTCTTAAAAGGTATCCAAGAGCATATCCCTGAGGTAAATATTTCAGATTACTTCTCACGTTCATTAAAAGATGCGGGTATTAACTCTAAATCTGAAACAACAATTATAATCAAAACAGGTGATAATAGCCCTGTTGTTGAAGGTGTTGCTATAGATCAGGATATTGAAATATCTTCACTTAAAGCATTAATAGCAGCAACTAATAAGCTATATATAGAAACAAACTACAGGAAGTAA
- a CDS encoding branched-chain amino acid transaminase, which yields MIDKIWKNGEIISYENAKVGIDTHALHYGSSVFEGIRAYETPNGVGVLKLKEHMQRFMYSMNVLGMTCKYTLDELCQAVLDIVKASGKKSCYIRPLAYYAEGGVNVLPSNNHRVDIAIYCLDMGKYMAADKVDIKVSNYIRIHPRSSVCDAKIGGHYVNSILASRETLDTHYHESLLLDADGFVAEGAAMNVFFIKDNEVITTPLGTILDGITRRLVIQIAKDLGYKVTERLFKVDELINADEAFFCGTAAEITPVASIDDNKLKGSDYTITNQIKEVFQKLKQGQAYKEALTYI from the coding sequence ATGATAGACAAAATTTGGAAAAATGGTGAAATTATTTCTTATGAAAATGCAAAAGTTGGTATAGATACTCATGCTTTGCATTATGGTTCATCTGTGTTTGAAGGCATAAGAGCTTATGAGACGCCTAATGGAGTAGGTGTTCTAAAACTAAAAGAACATATGCAAAGATTTATGTATTCAATGAATGTACTAGGTATGACTTGTAAATACACTCTTGATGAATTGTGTCAAGCAGTGTTAGATATAGTAAAAGCTAGTGGTAAAAAATCATGTTATATAAGACCATTAGCATATTACGCTGAGGGCGGTGTTAACGTACTACCATCTAATAATCATCGTGTAGATATTGCTATTTATTGCTTAGATATGGGTAAGTATATGGCCGCGGATAAAGTAGATATTAAAGTTAGTAATTATATCCGAATTCATCCGCGCTCTAGTGTATGTGATGCAAAGATAGGTGGCCATTATGTCAATAGTATCTTAGCTTCTAGAGAGACTCTTGATACTCATTATCATGAGTCACTATTGCTCGATGCTGATGGTTTTGTAGCTGAAGGTGCTGCAATGAATGTTTTTTTTATAAAGGATAATGAAGTCATAACCACACCTCTTGGAACTATACTAGACGGTATAACTAGAAGGCTTGTAATCCAAATCGCTAAAGATCTAGGATACAAGGTTACTGAGCGCCTATTTAAAGTAGATGAACTAATTAATGCTGATGAAGCCTTCTTCTGTGGTACTGCAGCTGAAATAACTCCTGTAGCTAGCATAGATGATAATAAATTAAAAGGCTCAGACTACACAATAACTAATCAAATAAAAGAAGTCTTTCAAAAGCTTAAGCAAGGACAAGCTTATAAGGAAGCTTTAACTTACATATAA
- a CDS encoding oligopeptide:H+ symporter, whose amino-acid sequence MISRIFNDNPAQSHSAFTLYYMGVNIGSFLAIAFTPIIAKYANYSYAFIICVIGMILALSNYAWRARILRDLESDAIPINIKTKGLIFVICLAQVLICYGLFQITDISLYLIIAVCLLTFVYMLNDAKNTANLKEKILQIVGVVLVVEAIIYFIVYSQMFSTLVLFAKHNVELDLIGFSVSPATYAALDSFWLIILSPILAILYKRSISHLSIPYKYAIGTIIAGIAPLSLYVVIKFTQINGFVNGNWMIVYFFFGAFAELLVAALGFSLIAIYFRKEIITFGMGFFMLAVALGGALSGKLGQLVAIPDGKIAPAVSLAIYQNYFLWLGVITIILGIIYALIARIITKLAKKYDIFLG is encoded by the coding sequence TTGATTTCAAGGATTTTTAACGATAATCCTGCACAATCACATTCAGCTTTTACGCTGTATTATATGGGTGTAAATATTGGTAGTTTTCTCGCAATTGCATTTACGCCAATTATCGCTAAATATGCTAATTATTCGTACGCTTTTATAATCTGTGTTATTGGTATGATTTTAGCTTTATCAAATTATGCTTGGCGTGCAAGAATTCTTAGAGATTTAGAGAGTGATGCTATACCAATCAACATAAAGACTAAAGGTTTAATTTTTGTAATCTGCCTAGCACAAGTTTTGATCTGTTATGGCTTATTTCAGATTACGGATATATCTTTGTATTTGATTATAGCTGTTTGTCTATTAACTTTTGTCTATATGCTTAATGATGCAAAAAATACCGCAAATTTAAAAGAAAAAATTCTCCAGATAGTCGGTGTGGTTTTGGTTGTTGAGGCAATTATTTACTTTATTGTTTATAGTCAGATGTTCTCTACGTTAGTGCTATTTGCAAAACATAACGTTGAACTTGATTTAATTGGCTTTAGTGTTTCTCCAGCAACTTATGCGGCATTAGATTCTTTTTGGCTAATTATACTAAGCCCAATATTAGCTATTTTATATAAAAGAAGTATTAGTCATTTATCGATACCATATAAGTATGCTATTGGCACTATAATCGCAGGGATAGCCCCATTGAGTTTATATGTGGTGATAAAGTTTACTCAAATAAATGGCTTTGTTAATGGTAATTGGATGATTGTGTATTTCTTTTTTGGCGCATTCGCAGAATTGTTGGTTGCTGCATTAGGTTTTTCGTTGATAGCTATTTATTTTAGAAAAGAAATCATAACCTTTGGTATGGGTTTTTTCATGCTTGCGGTTGCCCTAGGAGGCGCTTTGTCAGGTAAGTTAGGACAACTTGTCGCAATACCTGATGGTAAAATTGCGCCAGCCGTAAGTTTAGCAATTTATCAAAATTATTTCTTATGGCTAGGAGTAATCACAATTATCTTAGGTATTATATATGCTCTAATAGCTAGGATAATAACTAAATTAGCTAAGAAGTATGATATTTTTTTAGGATAG
- the dtd gene encoding D-aminoacyl-tRNA deacylase, whose amino-acid sequence MLSIIQRVSCANVVVNQQKVADIATGILVLVCVEKDDTHQIFEKMADKILKYRIFEDDAGKMNLSLQDISGGIILVPQFTLAANTTKGNRPSFSSGCPPEIAKQKFKEFENIFRNKYNKVQTGIFGADMKVSLTNDGPVTFSFKV is encoded by the coding sequence ATGCTTAGTATTATTCAAAGAGTTAGTTGTGCGAATGTAGTAGTAAATCAGCAAAAAGTTGCCGATATAGCTACGGGTATCTTAGTGCTAGTATGTGTTGAGAAAGACGATACTCATCAAATTTTTGAGAAAATGGCGGATAAGATTCTTAAATATCGTATATTTGAAGATGATGCTGGCAAGATGAACTTATCACTACAAGATATTAGTGGTGGAATTATCTTAGTTCCGCAGTTTACTTTAGCAGCTAATACCACTAAAGGTAACAGACCAAGTTTTAGTAGTGGTTGTCCTCCAGAAATAGCTAAACAAAAGTTTAAAGAATTTGAAAATATCTTTAGAAACAAATATAACAAAGTTCAAACAGGAATATTTGGCGCAGATATGAAAGTATCATTAACCAACGATGGTCCTGTAACTTTTAGTTTTAAGGTGTAA
- the leuB gene encoding 3-isopropylmalate dehydrogenase, with protein MEKNIAILAGDGIGPEVMESAIKVLDAIAKKYKHKFNFIEALVGGAAYDKYKSHCPQETLEICKNSDAILFGSVGGPVEAQNEEKWQCCEANSILALRKHFGFNINIRPSQIFPSLKNSCPLKDSRIANGADIEIFRELSKDIYFGEHRTFTDDNGIRHATDVAEYDENTIRNIVIKAFERATQRSNRLTSVDKANVLDTSRLWRNIVNEVAKDYPSVTLNHMYVDNCAMQMVLNPSQFDVMVTANLFGDILSDLASVLPGSIGLVPSVSLNKEGFGLYEPSGGSAYDIKGQGKANPIAQILSASLMLSYSFGLVPEAQDIANAINLTLEDNFRTQDIYTQGTKLASTREFTDEIIKRL; from the coding sequence ATGGAAAAAAATATTGCTATATTAGCGGGTGATGGCATTGGTCCTGAAGTAATGGAGTCAGCAATCAAAGTTCTTGATGCTATTGCTAAAAAGTATAAACATAAATTTAATTTTATTGAAGCTCTAGTAGGTGGCGCTGCATATGATAAATATAAAAGTCACTGCCCACAAGAAACTTTAGAAATATGCAAAAACTCAGATGCGATACTTTTTGGCTCTGTCGGTGGACCTGTTGAAGCTCAAAATGAAGAGAAATGGCAATGTTGTGAAGCTAATAGTATTTTAGCTCTTAGAAAACATTTTGGTTTTAATATAAATATCCGTCCTAGTCAAATATTTCCATCTTTAAAAAATTCTTGTCCTTTAAAAGATAGTCGTATAGCTAATGGTGCTGATATTGAAATCTTTAGAGAATTATCAAAAGATATTTATTTTGGTGAGCATAGAACTTTTACAGATGATAATGGAATCAGACATGCTACAGATGTTGCTGAGTATGATGAAAACACTATTAGAAACATCGTTATAAAAGCATTTGAAAGGGCTACGCAACGCTCAAACAGACTAACATCTGTAGATAAAGCAAATGTATTAGACACTTCTAGGCTATGGAGAAATATTGTCAATGAAGTAGCCAAAGATTATCCAAGTGTTACATTAAATCATATGTATGTCGATAACTGCGCTATGCAAATGGTACTAAACCCAAGTCAATTTGATGTAATGGTTACAGCAAATTTATTTGGTGATATCCTTTCAGATCTGGCGTCGGTATTACCTGGTTCAATTGGTTTAGTTCCATCAGTAAGCTTGAATAAGGAGGGTTTTGGTCTTTATGAACCTTCTGGTGGTTCTGCATATGATATCAAAGGACAAGGCAAGGCAAATCCAATTGCTCAAATATTATCCGCATCATTAATGCTTTCTTATTCATTTGGATTAGTACCAGAAGCACAAGATATTGCTAACGCCATTAATCTAACTCTTGAAGATAACTTTAGGACTCAAGATATATATACACAAGGAACTAAGCTAGCTTCTACTAGAGAGTTTACTGATGAGATTATAAAAAGATTATAA
- the leuD gene encoding 3-isopropylmalate dehydratase small subunit, translating into MQAFKKLTSNAIPLWLSDIDTDMIIPAEFLTQTTKDGYGKNLFYRLKEKDKNFIFNNPDYSSSQILIAGDNFGCGSSREHAVWALTQAGIKVIIAPSFSDIFFNNAAKNGLLLISLDKNIIKNLCDLAEDPKFSMTVDLQEQTVTADGNTYCFNYDPFRKNCLIRGLDDMTYLIEHLDIIKQFEQSQRG; encoded by the coding sequence ATGCAAGCTTTTAAAAAACTAACTTCTAACGCAATTCCTTTGTGGTTAAGTGATATTGATACGGACATGATTATTCCTGCTGAATTTTTGACTCAAACGACAAAGGATGGCTACGGTAAAAATTTATTTTATCGTCTAAAAGAAAAGGATAAAAACTTTATTTTTAATAATCCTGATTATTCTAGCTCGCAAATACTAATTGCTGGAGATAATTTTGGTTGTGGTTCATCTAGAGAACATGCCGTTTGGGCTCTAACTCAAGCGGGCATCAAAGTTATAATTGCACCATCTTTCTCTGATATATTTTTCAATAACGCTGCTAAAAATGGCTTATTACTAATCTCTTTAGATAAAAATATTATTAAAAACTTATGTGATCTAGCAGAGGATCCAAAATTTAGTATGACTGTTGACTTACAAGAGCAAACAGTTACTGCTGATGGTAATACTTATTGCTTTAATTATGATCCTTTTCGTAAAAACTGCCTTATTCGGGGACTTGATGATATGACTTATCTTATTGAGCATTTAGATATAATCAAACAATTTGAACAATCACAAAGAGGCTAG
- the leuC gene encoding 3-isopropylmalate dehydratase large subunit, giving the protein MAKNIIDKIWDAHVVKQISDFPDILYIDRMLMHEVTSAQAFDRIRELNIPINNPKSIIATVDHSISTSPINRLEMKDKVAQAQVEKLRSNVKEFEIDFYDFESQHQGIVHVIGPELGFTLPGTTLVCGDSHTSTHGAFGALAFGVGTSEVGHVLATNCILQYRPKTMKVEFVGKPSKSATAKDIIMKLIANIGIGGAGGYVIEYVGQVIKDMSMEERMTLCNMSIECGARAGLVSPDEKTFSYLKGKKYAPQDADFAKAIEHWNSFISDENAHYDKTIKVDIQGLEPMVTWGINPQHAINISAKIPSLKDIPTHQHKLAQQAYDYTKFNANENILGKEIQWAFVGSCTNGRIEDMRAVAEVLKGRKVAKNVTMYIVPGSEQVRNIAISEGLDKIFEDAGAEFRMPGCSMCLAMNDDKVPEGQRCISTSNRNFIGRQGKGSITHLASPQTVAASAVMGKICSVDKLDKEL; this is encoded by the coding sequence ATGGCAAAAAACATTATTGATAAAATCTGGGATGCTCATGTTGTAAAACAAATATCTGATTTTCCAGATATTTTATATATAGATAGAATGCTAATGCATGAAGTAACTTCAGCGCAAGCTTTTGATAGAATTAGAGAGCTAAATATTCCGATAAATAATCCTAAATCAATCATTGCTACTGTTGATCATAGTATCTCAACATCACCGATCAACCGTTTGGAGATGAAAGATAAAGTTGCTCAAGCTCAAGTTGAGAAGCTACGTAGTAATGTTAAAGAGTTTGAAATTGATTTTTATGACTTTGAAAGCCAACATCAAGGGATTGTACATGTAATAGGTCCAGAGCTTGGTTTCACACTACCTGGTACTACTCTTGTATGTGGAGACTCTCATACTTCAACTCATGGAGCTTTTGGTGCTTTGGCATTTGGTGTAGGAACATCAGAAGTTGGCCATGTGCTTGCTACAAACTGTATTCTACAATATAGGCCGAAAACAATGAAAGTAGAGTTTGTTGGTAAACCTTCAAAGTCAGCAACAGCTAAAGATATCATCATGAAGCTAATCGCCAATATTGGTATTGGTGGTGCAGGTGGCTATGTCATCGAGTATGTTGGTCAAGTGATCAAAGATATGTCTATGGAAGAGCGTATGACGCTATGTAATATGTCAATAGAGTGTGGCGCAAGAGCTGGTCTAGTTTCTCCAGATGAGAAAACTTTTAGCTACCTAAAAGGTAAAAAATATGCACCTCAAGATGCTGATTTCGCTAAAGCTATAGAGCATTGGAATAGCTTTATAAGTGATGAAAATGCTCACTATGACAAAACTATCAAAGTTGATATACAAGGACTTGAACCAATGGTTACTTGGGGAATTAATCCTCAACATGCTATCAATATATCAGCTAAAATACCTAGCCTTAAAGATATACCTACTCACCAACATAAATTAGCTCAACAAGCCTATGACTACACTAAGTTTAATGCTAATGAAAATATACTTGGTAAAGAAATACAGTGGGCATTTGTTGGCAGCTGTACTAACGGTCGTATAGAAGATATGCGTGCGGTAGCTGAAGTTCTAAAAGGAAGAAAAGTTGCTAAAAATGTCACAATGTATATAGTACCTGGCTCTGAACAAGTCAGAAATATCGCGATATCAGAAGGTTTAGATAAGATTTTTGAAGATGCTGGTGCTGAGTTTAGAATGCCTGGCTGCTCTATGTGTTTAGCAATGAATGATGATAAGGTTCCAGAAGGACAAAGATGTATTAGCACATCAAATAGGAACTTTATCGGTCGTCAAGGTAAAGGAAGTATAACCCATCTTGCATCACCACAAACTGTTGCTGCGAGTGCTGTGATGGGCAAAATCTGTAGTGTTGATAAATTAGATAAGGAGCTATAA
- a CDS encoding diguanylate cyclase translates to MQNKNLKKIIISPPFGKYLKFKETSNVYGSFTVNRRWGLIKQAIKTIRKIDKNAWRNKIGLRNPGLANAKPPKRAQDIISLAALEIADWHSFAETLKLAKFANHKNIEINIGCPNASIVDFPAELAPIFAGRNIIIKMPPTIDHNTKIREYLAVGITTFHLCNTIPTAKGGISGYPLHEYSLPAIKKARQEFGDSITIIGGGGIYTLDDAKKYIEAGADHLSLSSIMFNPIRGIKLVKEINSLPF, encoded by the coding sequence ATGCAAAATAAAAACCTTAAAAAAATCATAATTTCACCACCATTTGGCAAGTATCTTAAATTCAAAGAAACTTCAAATGTTTATGGCTCTTTTACTGTAAATAGACGTTGGGGACTTATCAAGCAAGCAATTAAAACCATTCGTAAAATAGATAAAAATGCGTGGCGTAATAAGATTGGTTTGCGTAACCCAGGTCTTGCAAATGCAAAGCCACCAAAAAGAGCTCAAGATATAATATCGCTAGCAGCATTAGAAATAGCAGACTGGCATAGCTTTGCAGAAACTCTAAAATTAGCAAAATTTGCTAATCATAAAAATATTGAGATAAATATTGGTTGTCCTAACGCAAGTATTGTCGATTTTCCAGCTGAATTAGCGCCAATATTTGCTGGTAGAAATATCATTATCAAAATGCCGCCAACTATAGATCATAATACTAAGATAAGAGAGTATCTTGCTGTAGGCATCACAACTTTTCATTTATGTAATACTATTCCGACAGCTAAGGGTGGCATTTCGGGCTATCCACTGCATGAATACAGCCTACCAGCTATCAAAAAAGCTAGACAGGAGTTCGGTGACAGTATCACTATAATTGGTGGTGGAGGAATCTACACCTTAGACGATGCTAAGAAATATATCGAAGCTGGTGCAGATCATTTATCACTAAGTTCGATAATGTTTAATCCTATTAGGGGTATAAAGCTAGTTAAAGAGATTAATAGCCTCCCTTTTTAA